GGGCGCCGTTAAGGTCGATGATGTGGATCATATCTGTACCATATGACTGGTACTGCTCTATCATCTCTTCCAGCGTAACGTCGTACTCTGTTACCTGTTCGTAATCACCCTCGCGCAGCCTTACTACTTTTTTATTTAAAATATCTATTGCAGGTATTATGTACATGTCTGTTTATATGTTTGAAAAGTTAGTTAGTAATTGTTCGCCGTACTTGCCCGATTTTTCGGGGTGGAATTGCACAGCGTAGAAGTTGTCCTTCCAAATTGATGCCGAAAACTTTGTACTATAAGTGGTTGAAGCCAAAGTATATGCTTTATTGAACTCAATAAAGTATGAATGTACAAAGTAAAAATGTGAACCGTTAGGAATATTTTTAAAAAGTGGATTGTCCATTTCCAGTTCAACCCGGTTCCAGCCGGTATGCGGTACTTTGTATCCGGCGCTGTCGGCAAAGCGTATAGTTTGTAGCGGGAAGATATCCAGCATATTAGCATCGCCCTCCTCGGAATGGGCCGTGAGCAGTTGCATACCCACACAAATGCCCAGGGCAGGCCTTTTAAGCGATTTTATCTTATCAACCATGCCGCTTTGTTCCAACTTGTTCATGGCAGCGCCGGCGTGTCCTACTCCGGGGATAATAAAGCGGTCAAACTGTTCAAAATCGGGCTCACTATATACCATACCATATTTTATGCCTAAGCGCTCCAAAGCTGCAGTCAAGCTGAAAATATTCCCGGCGCCGTATCTTATTATGCCTATCATTTTTCTATTTAGAATCAAGAACCAAGAGTCAACAATCAAGAAATGCCTGTCCTGGCTCTTGATTCCTGGCTCTTGAGTCTATAAAACCCCTTTAGTTGACGGTAAAACCATCTTATCAGCATCACGCTTTACGGCCATTTTTATTGCCTTGGCGAATGCTTTAAATATTGCTTCTATCTTGTGATGCTCGTTTTCGCCTTCAGCTTTGATATTCAGGTTACATTTTGCAGCATCTGAAAATGACTTGAAAAAATGGAAAAACATTTCCGTAGGCATTTCGCCTATTTTTTCGCGCTTAAATTCCGCATCCCAAACTATCCAGTTACGTCCGCCGAAATCAATGGCCACCTGTGCCAGGCAGTCGTCCATGGGCAGACAAAAGCCATAGCGTTCTATACCCCGTTTATCACCCAATGCCTTGGCGAATAACTCTCCCAAAGCTATGCCCGTATCCTCAATAGTATGGTGCTCATCGATATGCAGATCACCCTTGGCGTTTATCTCCAGGTCGATGCTGCCATGTTTAGCTATCTGGTCCAGCATATGATCGAAGAAATGAAGCCCGGTGGATACTTTTGCTTCGCCTTTGCCATCCAGGTTAACTTTGATATAGATATCAGTCTCTTTGGTTGTGCGGCGATGTTCGGCAACGCGTTCACCAAGTTTCAGAAATTCATAAACCTTTTGCCAGTCGGTAGTTTCCAGTGCGATGGTCTCATGAAGGGCGTCGTGCTGTTCCTGGCTAAATTCCGCGCCGCCTAAGTTCGAGCCGTCATTCAGCCAAATGGCTTTTGCGCCCAGGTTTTTAGCCAGCAGGATATCATTCTTCCGGTCGCCTATAGTGAAGGAGTTTTT
Above is a window of Mucilaginibacter ginsenosidivorans DNA encoding:
- the hisH gene encoding imidazole glycerol phosphate synthase subunit HisH; its protein translation is MIGIIRYGAGNIFSLTAALERLGIKYGMVYSEPDFEQFDRFIIPGVGHAGAAMNKLEQSGMVDKIKSLKRPALGICVGMQLLTAHSEEGDANMLDIFPLQTIRFADSAGYKVPHTGWNRVELEMDNPLFKNIPNGSHFYFVHSYFIEFNKAYTLASTTYSTKFSASIWKDNFYAVQFHPEKSGKYGEQLLTNFSNI
- the hisB gene encoding bifunctional histidinol-phosphatase/imidazoleglycerol-phosphate dehydratase HisB; this encodes MSAPKKVLFVDRDGTLILETADEQIDSFAKLQFYPGALTYLPKIAKELDFELAMITNQDGLGTASYPEESFKMIQDFVVNTFANEGVKFSAFYIDRTYAKDNAPTRKPGTALLTQYFDTGKYDLKNSFTIGDRKNDILLAKNLGAKAIWLNDGSNLGGAEFSQEQHDALHETIALETTDWQKVYEFLKLGERVAEHRRTTKETDIYIKVNLDGKGEAKVSTGLHFFDHMLDQIAKHGSIDLEINAKGDLHIDEHHTIEDTGIALGELFAKALGDKRGIERYGFCLPMDDCLAQVAIDFGGRNWIVWDAEFKREKIGEMPTEMFFHFFKSFSDAAKCNLNIKAEGENEHHKIEAIFKAFAKAIKMAVKRDADKMVLPSTKGVL